One stretch of Bombina bombina isolate aBomBom1 chromosome 7, aBomBom1.pri, whole genome shotgun sequence DNA includes these proteins:
- the RASSF1 gene encoding ras association domain-containing protein 1 isoform X2 yields the protein MGKGDKDTPSFDMTWNSTTSSGYCSQEESDPELELFYTAKTSLLPRRSPAKVQDEKPEKTPVVLSHKEIEQKIKDYNSQIKSNLFMSLNKDGSYTGFIKVQLKLIRPVSVPVTKKPTCSDRKNGGRSQTPKRRTSFYLPKDASKHLHLSSRTPASEVIQALLRKFTVLDNPRKFALFQRTEQDKQVSLRKLSDDEEPLKLRLLSGPCDKTLSFVLKENETGEVNWDAFSMPELQNFLRILQREEEEHMRQIIQRYTRCRQQMQEELASRTPG from the exons ATGGGTAAAGGTGACAAGGACACCCCATCTTTTGATATGACATGGAACAGCACGACCAGCAGTGGGTACTGCAGCCAAGAAGAATCTGACCCGGAGCTGGAGCTTTTCTATACTGCCAAGACTTCATTGTTACCACGGAGATCCCCTGCGAAAGTCCAG GATGAGAAACCAGAAAAAACACCAGTGGTCTTGAGCCACAAAGAGATTGAACAGAAAATTAAGGATTATAATTCTCAGATCAAGAGCAATCTCTTTATGAGCCTG AATAAAGATGGCTCATACACAGGGTTTATAAAGGTTCAGCTGAAGCTCATTCGGCCAGTTTCCGTTCCGGTCACTAAGAAGCCAACATGCTCAGATCGAAAAAATGGGGGGCGTTCACAAACCCCAAAACGCAGGACATCTTTCTACCTCCCCAAAGATGCTTCCAAACACCTGCACCTCAGTTCACGCACGCCTGCCAGTGAGGTTATCCAGGCTCTTCTGCGCAAGTTCACTGTGCTTGATAATCCCAGGAAATTTGCTCTTTTTCAGCGAACAGAGCAAGACAAGCAAG TGTCACTACGCAAATTATCGGATGATGAAGAACCACTTAAGCTGCGTCTGCTCTCTGGACCCTGCGATAAAACTCTGAGCTTTGTATTGAAAGAGAACGAGACTGGGGAGGTGAAC TGGGATGCATTCAGTATGCCAGAACTGCAAAATTTTCTCCGCATCCTTCAACGAGAGGAGGAAGAGCACATGCGCCAGATCATCCAGCGTTATACACGCTGTCGCCAACAAATGCAAGAAGAATTGGCATCACGTACACCTGGCTGA